A single window of Helicobacter macacae MIT 99-5501 DNA harbors:
- a CDS encoding FtsW/RodA/SpoVE family cell cycle protein has protein sequence MMIDKRIITHFDFLLPFLLLPLIVISYVLISEVSPSQNIRQTIYVLFGIAAFCFVFFLPFRQANKMIIVFYWVCILLLILVLVAGTKQLGAQRWLTIGAFSLQPSEPVKVAIILLLGLHISTNPPPPNGYGIKQFCILSFYILLPFVLILLQPDLGTALVVLFMGFGTLFLIGVNPRIWITLIMSVLVASPFIYGSLKDYQKKRIHDFISEKPSYHVQQSIITIGSGGILGKKKEESTQTQLKFLPIATSDFIFAYFVERWGFLGAIFLLGLYGVMILHILSFCFMGEKDYRLRTTAAAVAMLLFFYVSVNIGMTIDFAPVVGIPLPLMSYGGSSFITFMVLFGILENMLAFRFSYTNSQNPLKVLVRKRKWGGGGDKR, from the coding sequence ATGATGATAGATAAGCGCATTATCACGCATTTTGATTTTTTGTTGCCATTTTTGTTGCTACCGCTGATTGTGATTTCTTATGTCCTTATTAGCGAGGTTAGCCCTAGTCAAAACATTCGCCAAACTATCTATGTGCTTTTTGGCATAGCAGCGTTTTGCTTTGTGTTTTTTCTACCATTTCGGCAAGCAAACAAAATGATAATCGTGTTTTATTGGGTTTGCATTTTGCTACTTATCCTTGTGCTTGTAGCAGGGACTAAGCAGCTAGGAGCGCAGAGGTGGCTTACTATCGGGGCATTTTCACTTCAGCCTAGCGAGCCTGTCAAAGTCGCTATTATCCTCCTGCTAGGGCTTCACATATCTACCAATCCCCCTCCACCAAACGGCTATGGGATTAAGCAGTTTTGTATTTTGAGCTTTTATATTTTGTTGCCATTTGTGTTGATTTTGCTTCAGCCAGATTTGGGAACGGCATTGGTGGTGCTATTTATGGGGTTTGGCACGCTGTTTTTGATAGGGGTAAATCCACGCATTTGGATAACACTCATAATGTCCGTGCTTGTGGCTTCGCCTTTTATCTATGGCTCGCTAAAAGACTACCAAAAAAAGAGAATCCACGACTTCATTAGCGAAAAGCCAAGCTACCACGTCCAGCAATCAATCATCACCATAGGTTCAGGTGGCATTCTAGGAAAGAAAAAAGAAGAATCCACCCAAACACAGCTAAAGTTCCTCCCCATAGCCACGAGTGATTTTATATTTGCCTACTTTGTGGAGCGGTGGGGATTTTTGGGGGCGATTTTTCTTCTCGGGCTTTATGGCGTGATGATTTTGCATATTTTATCCTTTTGCTTTATGGGAGAAAAGGACTATCGCTTGCGCACCACCGCTGCGGCAGTGGCTATGCTGCTGTTTTTTTATGTATCTGTAAATATCGGTATGACGATAGACTTTGCCCCTGTGGTTGGGATACCATTGCCACTTATGAGCTACGGAGGGAGTAGCTTTATTACCTTTATGGTGCTTTTTGGGATACTAGAAAATATGCTCGCATTTCGCTTTAGCTACACTAATAGCCAAAATCCCCTAAAAGTGCTCGTGCGCAAGAGAAAGTGGGGGGGGGGGGGCGATAAAAGATAG
- a CDS encoding AAA family ATPase — translation MPLSKRFYIAVVAIFFALIFVLILSLRDNAETLSANAFEGAMQQNQFEKLWVEDDYLYGKTNSGLYKTLLMQIQPQVLTTIALQKGQGKVLSWIVLGVIFVFVFVVSFIIFGRSMFGSLLGGTFGGFFGEIGGNRHNYYDKKNMKTLKGGGLSDSDSRLAKPSGANNAGNNRFSNSFSPKSFSDSSSSGDLIEPLHSHIKFSDVAGISEAKEELLEILDFLKHPAKYSALGISLPKGVLLSGAPGVGKTLIAKALAGESGVPFFYQSGASFVEMYVGVGAKRVRELFSAAKASAPCIVFIDEIDAIGKKRTSDSHNSERESTLNQLLVEMDGFSESSGVIVLGATNHIEALDSALLRSGRFDRKVFIELPNFAERTEILKMYLKSKKSHIDPVQIAKKTSSFSGAMLATLVNEAALNTARRGGTQIEERDFEAVYGKISSGKRRLPFLDEKAQKIYALYQASKIIFALKTSLPLQKATLFEVSLLELNTHTIGTNELLRRIYFSLIGSVALWEHCGEGFGVGGEDFKRACELVEFGSKNGLFASPSKNLGGLFGTKEANEDFEILEQKSIYRGDISSAEFVAEAVQKLLKSKNLSEFLQKNMTEILLAGGALLAYERLDWHGVESISTSSGVSGATNEAQDTANPTKEGSSTNGAEFVISAFAPTVLTPFNALSKDYFNESKDTPPQTLPTQNDEAKEANNESKEFSDSKATPPNELESQKEQNINTQTRDTQAKLAKESRQEQEHFIVQNAEILADFIGIKFK, via the coding sequence ATGCCATTATCTAAACGATTTTATATCGCTGTGGTTGCGATATTTTTCGCGCTTATTTTTGTGCTGATTTTGAGCTTGCGTGATAATGCAGAGACGCTATCAGCAAACGCATTTGAGGGGGCTATGCAGCAAAATCAGTTTGAAAAGCTATGGGTAGAAGATGATTATCTCTATGGCAAAACAAATAGTGGGCTATACAAAACACTTCTTATGCAGATACAACCTCAAGTGCTTACAACTATTGCTTTGCAAAAAGGGCAAGGCAAGGTGCTTTCTTGGATTGTTTTGGGCGTGATTTTTGTGTTTGTATTTGTGGTTAGCTTTATTATTTTTGGGCGAAGTATGTTTGGTAGCTTGCTTGGAGGGACATTTGGTGGCTTTTTTGGGGAGATTGGTGGAAACCGCCACAACTATTATGACAAAAAAAATATGAAAACCCTAAAAGGAGGTGGTTTGAGTGATAGCGATTCTAGGCTTGCAAAACCTAGCGGTGCAAACAATGCAGGCAATAACAGATTTTCAAATAGCTTTAGCCCAAAAAGTTTTAGTGATTCTAGCTCTTCTGGGGATTTGATAGAGCCACTACACTCACATATCAAGTTTAGCGATGTGGCAGGGATTAGCGAAGCAAAAGAGGAGCTATTAGAGATTTTGGATTTTCTAAAACACCCTGCCAAATACAGCGCACTAGGCATAAGCCTCCCAAAAGGCGTGCTTCTCTCTGGCGCACCGGGGGTGGGCAAAACCCTCATCGCAAAAGCCCTAGCAGGAGAATCTGGCGTGCCGTTTTTTTATCAAAGCGGGGCGAGCTTTGTAGAAATGTATGTAGGCGTGGGCGCAAAGCGAGTGCGTGAGTTATTTAGCGCGGCAAAGGCTAGTGCGCCCTGCATAGTGTTTATTGATGAGATAGATGCCATTGGCAAAAAGCGCACAAGCGATTCTCACAACTCCGAGCGAGAATCCACCCTAAATCAGCTACTTGTAGAAATGGATGGATTCTCCGAAAGTAGCGGTGTCATCGTGCTTGGTGCGACAAACCACATTGAAGCACTTGATTCTGCCTTGCTTAGGAGCGGTAGATTTGATAGAAAGGTGTTTATTGAGTTGCCAAACTTTGCAGAGCGAACCGAAATCCTAAAAATGTATCTAAAATCCAAAAAATCCCACATAGACCCCGTCCAAATCGCAAAAAAGACTTCAAGTTTTAGTGGAGCTATGCTTGCTACCCTTGTCAATGAAGCTGCGCTAAACACCGCAAGGCGAGGCGGAACACAAATAGAGGAGCGCGACTTTGAAGCAGTTTATGGCAAGATAAGCAGTGGCAAAAGACGATTGCCATTTTTGGACGAAAAAGCGCAGAAAATATACGCACTCTATCAAGCAAGCAAGATAATTTTCGCGCTAAAAACTTCTCTGCCACTACAAAAAGCCACACTATTTGAGGTAAGCCTACTAGAGCTAAATACTCACACCATAGGCACAAATGAGCTACTACGCAGAATCTATTTTTCACTTATTGGTTCTGTGGCGTTGTGGGAGCATTGCGGAGAGGGATTTGGCGTGGGTGGAGAGGACTTTAAGAGGGCTTGTGAGTTGGTTGAGTTTGGTAGCAAAAACGGGCTTTTTGCTAGTCCATCTAAAAATCTAGGAGGACTTTTTGGGACAAAAGAAGCAAATGAGGATTTTGAGATTTTGGAGCAAAAAAGCATTTATAGAGGGGATATTTCTAGCGCAGAGTTTGTGGCAGAAGCAGTGCAAAAACTGCTAAAAAGCAAAAATCTAAGCGAGTTTTTGCAAAAAAATATGACAGAGATTTTGCTAGCGGGTGGAGCTTTGCTAGCGTATGAGAGGCTTGATTGGCACGGAGTAGAGTCTATAAGCACAAGCAGTGGAGTAAGTGGGGCGACAAATGAAGCACAAGACACCGCAAACCCCACCAAAGAGGGAAGTAGCACAAACGGAGCAGAATTTGTCATCTCTGCATTTGCCCCCACAGTGCTTACACCATTTAACGCACTTAGCAAGGACTATTTCAACGAATCAAAAGACACGCCACCACAAACACTCCCAACACAAAATGATGAAGCAAAAGAAGCAAATAATGAATCAAAAGAATTTAGCGATTCTAAAGCAACCCCACCAAACGAGCTAGAATCACAAAAAGAGCAAAATATCAACACACAAACTAGAGACACACAAGCCAAACTAGCAAAAGAATCTCGCCAAGAGCAAGAGCACTTCATCGTGCAAAACGCTGAAATTTTGGCAGATTTTATCGGCATAAAGTTCAAATAG
- a CDS encoding polysaccharide deacetylase family protein gives MAKEILVAYGVDIDAVAGWLGSYGGEDSPDDISRGLFAGEVGIPRLLKLFQRYNLPATWFAPGHSIETFPEQMKMIVDAGHEIGAHGYSHENPIAMSAKQEEDVLLKSIELIKGLTGKAPTGYVAPWWEFSNITNELLLKHGIKYDHSLMHNDFTPYYVRVGDKWSKIDYSGEAKDWMKPLVRGEETDLVEIPANWYLDDLPPMMFIKKSPNSFGFVSPRDIGQMWIDQFDWVYREMDYAVFGMTIHPDVSGRPQVLLMHERIIEHINKHDGVKWVTFNQIADDFLKRCPRKK, from the coding sequence ATGGCAAAAGAGATTTTAGTAGCTTATGGCGTGGATATTGACGCGGTGGCAGGGTGGCTAGGTAGCTATGGTGGCGAAGATTCGCCCGATGATATTTCGCGAGGACTTTTTGCAGGAGAAGTGGGAATCCCACGACTTTTGAAGCTATTTCAAAGATACAATTTGCCTGCGACTTGGTTTGCACCGGGACATTCGATTGAGACATTCCCAGAGCAGATGAAAATGATAGTCGATGCAGGGCACGAAATCGGTGCGCACGGCTATTCGCACGAAAATCCTATCGCAATGAGCGCGAAGCAAGAAGAAGATGTCTTGCTAAAAAGCATTGAGCTAATCAAAGGGCTTACGGGCAAAGCACCCACAGGCTATGTCGCGCCGTGGTGGGAGTTCTCAAACATTACAAACGAGCTTTTGCTAAAGCACGGCATAAAGTATGACCACTCGCTTATGCACAATGATTTTACCCCATACTATGTGCGCGTGGGCGATAAGTGGAGTAAGATTGATTATAGTGGGGAGGCGAAAGATTGGATGAAGCCTTTGGTGCGCGGGGAGGAAACGGATTTGGTGGAAATCCCTGCGAATTGGTATTTAGACGATTTGCCACCGATGATGTTTATCAAAAAGTCGCCAAATAGCTTTGGCTTTGTAAGCCCCCGCGATATAGGGCAAATGTGGATTGACCAATTTGATTGGGTTTATAGGGAAATGGATTATGCGGTGTTTGGAATGACGATTCACCCTGATGTGAGCGGGCGTCCCCAAGTGCTACTAATGCACGAGCGCATAATCGAGCATATCAACAAACACGATGGCGTGAAGTGGGTAACTTTCAATCAAATCGCTGATGATTTTTTGAAGCGATGTCCGCGTAAGAAATAG
- a CDS encoding LutB/LldF family L-lactate oxidation iron-sulfur protein → MSSTTNLSTKELKGKYHSAIEKGLSNKQLQENLLRAMDTLRGNRKKLVTTRFIDWESLRAKGKEIKQKNLRKLDKNLLEFEKNATKNGMKVHWARDAKEANELIYGIMKDKGALKVLKGKSMASEEIGFNHFVESKGLEAFETDLGEVILQLLGEPPVHIVVPAIHKNRYEVGELFHAKLNAPLENEIEKLNAIARNYMRKEFQTFTMGMSGVNFAIANEGAIWLIENEGNGRMSTTAPDVHIAICGIEKVVESFEDAAILDSMLAPSAVGSVITCYNNIITSPRKEGEKDGPKEVHIVLLDNNRSNMLKDSHYYRSMSCIRCGSCLNHCPVYDKIGGHAYLSTYPGPIGEVITPQIYGLNSCSPMLDLCSLCGRCSEVCPVEIPLAELIRDLRSERVGQGRKIVKANGEYGASGVASSGASGASGGAGVASGISSGANALDSELHTQNPIEQSAMRGFANLATSPAKWRFVMSLTHLAPLAKPFASFVPLLSKWVKYRAFPKVSGGLHQKVKQMQGVIYE, encoded by the coding sequence ATGAGTAGCACCACAAATCTAAGCACCAAAGAGCTAAAAGGCAAATACCACAGCGCGATAGAAAAAGGACTAAGCAATAAGCAACTCCAAGAAAATCTATTGCGTGCGATGGATACTCTGCGGGGCAATCGCAAAAAACTCGTAACCACAAGGTTTATTGATTGGGAATCGCTTCGCGCTAAGGGCAAGGAGATTAAGCAAAAAAACTTACGCAAACTTGATAAAAATCTCTTAGAGTTTGAGAAAAACGCCACAAAAAATGGTATGAAAGTGCATTGGGCTCGGGACGCAAAAGAGGCAAATGAGCTTATTTATGGGATTATGAAAGACAAAGGTGCACTCAAAGTCCTCAAAGGTAAGTCAATGGCAAGCGAGGAAATCGGCTTTAATCACTTCGTAGAATCTAAGGGATTAGAGGCGTTTGAGACGGATTTGGGCGAAGTGATTTTACAGCTTCTTGGCGAGCCGCCTGTGCATATTGTCGTCCCCGCTATCCACAAAAACCGCTACGAAGTGGGTGAGCTATTTCACGCTAAGCTAAATGCCCCGCTAGAAAATGAAATCGAAAAGCTCAACGCCATAGCGCGAAACTATATGCGCAAGGAGTTTCAAACTTTCACTATGGGAATGAGTGGGGTGAATTTCGCCATAGCAAATGAGGGCGCGATATGGCTTATCGAAAACGAGGGCAATGGGCGAATGAGCACCACTGCGCCCGATGTGCATATCGCCATTTGTGGAATCGAAAAGGTGGTGGAGAGCTTTGAAGATGCTGCGATTTTGGACTCTATGCTCGCACCCTCTGCGGTGGGAAGCGTCATCACTTGTTATAACAACATAATCACTTCCCCGCGCAAAGAGGGCGAAAAAGACGGACCAAAAGAAGTGCATATCGTGCTGCTTGATAACAACCGCTCAAATATGCTAAAAGATAGCCACTACTACCGCTCGATGAGCTGTATCCGCTGTGGGAGCTGTCTAAATCACTGCCCCGTGTATGATAAAATCGGCGGGCACGCATACTTAAGCACATATCCCGGACCCATAGGTGAAGTGATTACCCCACAAATCTATGGGCTAAATTCTTGCTCGCCGATGCTTGATTTGTGCTCACTATGTGGGCGATGTAGCGAGGTGTGTCCTGTGGAGATTCCCCTAGCGGAGCTGATACGCGATTTGCGAAGTGAGCGCGTAGGGCAGGGCAGAAAGATAGTCAAAGCAAATGGCGAATATGGCGCAAGTGGCGTGGCTTCGAGTGGCGCAAGTGGTGCTTCAGGTGGTGCAGGTGTCGCAAGTGGTATTTCAAGCGGTGCGAATGCTCTAGATTCTGAACTGCATACGCAAAATCCTATCGAGCAAAGCGCGATGAGAGGATTTGCAAACCTCGCTACAAGCCCAGCTAAATGGCGATTTGTAATGAGTCT
- a CDS encoding (Fe-S)-binding protein encodes MPHKENSANRVYFFATCIGAAAYSSTCVNAIKLLQNAGAQVVFKKDQTCCGQPSFNSGYYDETRKIALHNMELFDEEIPIILPSGSCAGMMRVDYLELFEGSEHYERAKRFCTRIYELSEYLLARGVAYEDKGASTNVTWHSNCHALRTAKCIEPAKTLLRGLKNVNLIELEREEECCGFGGTFSVKEPEVSNAMVTRKVEDIQARNVEYLLSADAGCLLNIAGAMAKQGVSVKPMHLYDFLAQRIGIA; translated from the coding sequence ATGCCTCACAAAGAAAATTCAGCAAATCGTGTGTATTTTTTCGCTACTTGTATCGGGGCGGCGGCGTATTCTAGCACTTGCGTAAATGCTATCAAACTCCTCCAAAACGCAGGCGCACAAGTGGTTTTCAAAAAAGACCAAACTTGCTGCGGGCAGCCAAGCTTTAATTCTGGCTACTATGATGAGACGCGCAAAATCGCCTTGCACAATATGGAGCTTTTCGATGAAGAGATTCCTATTATCTTGCCTAGTGGCTCGTGCGCGGGAATGATGAGGGTGGATTATTTGGAGCTTTTTGAGGGGAGTGAGCACTATGAGAGGGCAAAGAGATTTTGCACTCGCATATATGAGCTAAGCGAGTATCTGCTTGCTCGTGGCGTGGCTTATGAGGACAAAGGGGCTAGCACAAATGTAACTTGGCATAGCAACTGCCACGCCCTGCGCACTGCTAAGTGCATAGAGCCAGCCAAAACCCTGCTAAGAGGACTAAAAAATGTCAATCTCATCGAGCTAGAGCGCGAGGAGGAGTGTTGCGGGTTTGGTGGGACATTTAGCGTAAAAGAGCCAGAGGTGAGCAACGCTATGGTTACGCGCAAAGTTGAAGACATACAAGCGCGAAATGTGGAGTATTTGCTATCAGCAGACGCAGGCTGTCTGCTAAATATCGCAGGGGCTATGGCAAAGCAAGGCGTGAGTGTGAAGCCTATGCACTTATATGATTTCCTAGCCCAGCGCATAGGAATCGCCTAA
- a CDS encoding carbon-nitrogen hydrolase family protein translates to MRILNVALIQMCPKPFLRDENLSLALKLAKDSLKKGVNLVVFHELFDSGYCVAPHDKDFAMDFAKPQKHATFKTLSAFAKENSVHIVACGIEKSGKKLYDTAYIIAPSGKCVGKHRKIYLWGDEKSRFSKGKKYEVFKLNFGDFSAKVGLQICYEIGFGVGANILALQGAEILIYPSAFGAARAYNWDLLSGARAVENGCFVLACNHSGVESNALDSALSTQKDAEFAGDSRIISPQGTIIKKATKLNEAIIAQINLDEIYSQRKAIPYLKDFDTKLTKRSFGKLT, encoded by the coding sequence ATGCGAATCCTAAATGTCGCCCTTATCCAAATGTGTCCTAAGCCGTTTTTGCGCGATGAAAATCTATCCCTTGCGCTAAAACTAGCAAAAGATTCGCTTAAAAAAGGCGTGAATCTAGTGGTATTTCACGAGTTATTTGATAGTGGATATTGTGTTGCTCCGCACGACAAAGATTTCGCGATGGATTTTGCAAAGCCACAAAAACACGCGACTTTCAAAACACTAAGTGCGTTTGCAAAAGAAAACTCCGTGCATATCGTGGCGTGTGGCATAGAAAAATCGGGCAAAAAATTATATGACACCGCCTATATCATCGCACCAAGCGGGAAATGCGTAGGCAAACACCGCAAAATCTATCTGTGGGGTGATGAAAAGTCGCGTTTTAGCAAGGGCAAAAAATACGAAGTTTTTAAGCTAAACTTTGGCGATTTCAGCGCGAAAGTGGGTTTGCAGATTTGCTATGAAATAGGCTTTGGTGTGGGCGCAAATATTTTGGCTTTGCAAGGTGCGGAGATTTTAATCTATCCTAGTGCGTTTGGAGCGGCAAGGGCGTATAATTGGGATTTGCTAAGTGGGGCGAGGGCAGTGGAAAATGGGTGTTTTGTGTTAGCGTGTAATCATAGCGGTGTTGAATCTAACGCGCTAGATTCTGCGCTCTCCACGCAAAAAGACGCAGAATTTGCAGGGGATTCAAGAATTATCTCACCACAAGGCACTATCATCAAAAAAGCCACAAAACTAAATGAAGCCATAATCGCACAAATTAACTTAGATGAGATTTACTCACAACGCAAAGCGATTCCCTACCTAAAAGACTTTGATACCAAACTCACTAAAAGGAGTTTTGGCAAATTGACTTAA
- a CDS encoding CobW family GTP-binding protein, with the protein MAKIPLTLITGFLGSGKTSFLGQYLGANNDKGIAVIINEIGQVALDQRVLRSSVDYSEEQMLYLNAGCVCCNRRVDLVESLRNVLNGYDSRGEVLNRVIIETTGLANPAPILWTLLSDTFLGAHFEAQGVIACIDALNGFLHLENNEAREQIIFADSILLTKTDLQSDEEALSALRAEILGLNPSVEIFDKAILGANYERLFTQNSANRSANQATNRANLALDSQDLCKYFSNDSHKPHAQGFDTLSISFSGAIEWSGFGIWLSLLLHKYGTKVLRVKGIIDIGEDFLVSINGAMHIIHPPTHIKKDAQAGSNLVFITRNLPKEKIIDSLKGFKCLLGMNEVLING; encoded by the coding sequence ATGGCAAAGATTCCACTCACGCTTATCACAGGCTTTCTAGGCAGTGGCAAAACTAGCTTTTTGGGGCAGTATCTAGGCGCAAACAACGACAAAGGCATAGCCGTAATCATAAATGAAATCGGGCAAGTCGCCCTAGACCAGCGAGTCTTGCGCTCGAGCGTGGATTATAGCGAGGAGCAAATGCTATATCTAAACGCGGGGTGCGTGTGCTGCAATCGTAGAGTTGATTTGGTGGAATCGCTAAGAAATGTGCTAAATGGCTATGATTCGCGTGGCGAAGTGCTAAATCGCGTAATCATCGAAACCACAGGGCTAGCAAATCCCGCGCCGATTTTATGGACGCTTCTTAGCGATACATTTTTGGGGGCGCATTTTGAGGCACAGGGCGTGATTGCCTGTATTGACGCACTAAATGGATTTTTGCACCTTGAAAATAACGAGGCGCGGGAGCAAATCATCTTTGCCGATAGTATTTTGCTGACAAAGACGGATTTGCAAAGCGATGAGGAGGCTTTGAGTGCGTTAAGAGCGGAGATTTTGGGGCTAAATCCAAGTGTGGAGATTTTTGATAAAGCGATTTTGGGGGCGAATTATGAGCGATTATTTACACAAAATAGCGCGAATCGCTCTGCGAATCAAGCTACGAATCGCGCGAATCTAGCACTAGATTCACAAGATTTATGCAAATATTTTAGCAACGATTCGCACAAACCCCACGCACAGGGCTTTGATACGCTTAGCATTAGCTTTAGTGGAGCGATTGAGTGGAGTGGATTTGGGATTTGGCTAAGTTTGTTGCTTCACAAATACGGCACGAAAGTCCTGCGCGTAAAGGGGATTATCGATATTGGCGAGGATTTTTTGGTAAGCATAAATGGTGCGATGCACATTATCCACCCGCCTACGCATATCAAAAAGGACGCGCAAGCTGGCTCAAATCTTGTCTTTATCACGCGCAACTTGCCAAAAGAAAAAATCATTGATTCGCTAAAAGGCTTTAAATGCTTGCTTGGTATGAATGAGGTTTTGATAAATGGCTAA